The following proteins are encoded in a genomic region of Populus trichocarpa isolate Nisqually-1 chromosome 13, P.trichocarpa_v4.1, whole genome shotgun sequence:
- the LOC7473291 gene encoding DNA polymerase zeta catalytic subunit isoform X2 translates to MADSQPADSSKIFSLRIVSIDHYMSPPIPGVDICYSSFQGGKVNEVPVIRVYGSTPAGQKTCLHVHRAFPYLYVPCLDIPINGNREGDAYTHAISLALEKALKLKGNVGSKRQHVHGCSLVRAKKFYGYHSDEELFVKIYLYYPHDVSRAANLLLSGAVFDKSLQPHESHIPFILQFLVDYNLYGMGHLHLSKMKFRNPVPDSFTPRKFSNQRQDGPEMDESTCISADFQADSSSGQCLVSPVWISSTIPSSWMWQFSSEFDVSSDQDMQRCKRQSVCNLEGDATIDDILNQQSKMYTSLSQARSDVKMVQSLIPIWEEEHERTGINEVTILPDPGKPLPGDVLKTLLHALEFERKLSELCIKTEGDLPLSESKINVLPTVTFTTDGENLAEHENVNSDNANEEFLKCSAEQDTIQSSAQGSVCEETDATPTEMKDLCLKLSSEIIGTVDPKVADEEALGLLRWLATSQAAEDINSDDELICDTILSPLLPAATIDKVLEKANIDYESESQKECQDILDSIEDLVNFEVFKEKASHSVDHSPQTSLEKKVLQSDTLRSSPYGSAGSSFKVESKSECKGYSQDQILPTTDSCISNKQKRNRSLWCSLPFSINQKANDDPEVARSKVVDLHVDESKNYAGTVMTGNEEAKCSDALVNADKNACEASVLVGCSVRDMMRRKRSRRTAQHGDGSVRVKNVHLGGEQDESNTLFPKQLDLHILPNDENDKRVYGPLDFRPSVNNQQTEFLETCAPKAIPHASSSASSMQVVTNPLSADTRREELQCTFTPPKQDAVVSMVGCEINKGKEFDFGGVTSIEPITSTVSSKFDSLPDNYLSKHILLADKRLERTEAAGSNCSPALPIDHDMFARDSYKPKYVHQGRISLQNLYDIPTTHLIGMGMSVDTGLQSENCAANQEGDSGLSILGSSAPEAFKMGGETIDLLGMTFCKKPPTAEWKDGASENVSFSPAPSFLPSSANVENKDRTSGEHLPFFDGDYHDKKGVEIKSSSNIDFNAPQEAIIGVPTHYLNDGSVLYLLTHVFSPPSVDSVHRWLLCDDKDALRELNAVSAEPLLMKGSSEIGSQSSLPIHCDKVLTEPTPVAHLMPILNQAPQATNMNDNAESHLSSDEAQRKLQSEGNIMKLNPCTNCPMDISQISGPDRTSRLTPLSQIGFRDSASVGAGQQLTSLSIEVQAESRGDLRPNPRFDAINVVVLAFQNDGDSAVEVHVLLCSKSESCQRSYDGTSGCSVLVFSEEKHLFSHFMAIIVSFDPDILMGWDVQGGSLGFLAERAAHLGIGLLNNISRTPSEANIDVGERENSGKVILDTMLKESLITDSALVEDTVIEDEWGRTHASGVHVGGRVVLNVWRLMRGEVKLNMYTVEAVGEALLRRKIPSIPYKVLTKWFASGPGRARYRCIEYMIDRAKLNLEIMNQLDMINRTSELARVFGIDFFSVLSRGSQYRVESMFLRLAHTQNYLAISPGNQQVASQPAMECLPLVMEPESGFYADPVVVLDFQSLYPSMIIAYNLCFCTCLGNVAPSKANTLGVSSFSTDPSVLRDLKDKILLTPNGTMYVPSEIRKGVLPRLLEEILSTRIMLKQAMKKLAPSQQVLHRIFNARQLALKLIANVTYGYTAAGFSGRMPCAELADSIVQCGRSTLEKAISLVNANEKWKAKVIYGDTDSMFVLLKGRSVKESFQIGREIASAVTAINPDPVTLKLEKVYHPCFLLTKKRYVGYSYESADQIEPMFDAKGIETVRRDTCGAVAKIMEQSLRIFFEHEDISEVKTYLQRQWTRILSGRVSLQDFVFAKEVRLGTYSTRASAALPPAAIVATKAMRTDPRAEPCYAERVPYVVIHGEPGARLVDMVVDPLDLLAIDSPFRLNDVYYITKQIIPALQRVFGLLGADLNQWFSEMPRPAREALSKHPSYAPNPQRTRIDYYYLSKHCVLCGELVQASAHICNKCSQREIAAATAVIGRTSKLEKEMQHLAAICRHCGGGDWLLESGIKCTSLACSVFYERRKVQRELQGLSAVAGDVGLYPKCMVEWF, encoded by the exons ATGGCAGATTCACAGCCTGCGGATTCTTCAAAAATCTTCAGCCTTCGAATCGTATCGATCGATCACTACATGTCGCCTCCGATTCCTGGCGTCGATATTTGTTACAGTAGCTTTCAAG GCGGAAAAGTGAATGAAGTTCCAGTAATTAGGGTTTATGGCTCTACACCTGCTGGTCAGAAGACTTGTTTGCATGTTCATCGC GCTTTTCCATATTTATATGTACCATGTTTGGATATTCCGATTAATGGAAATCGGGAAG GAGATGCTTACACACATGCTATTTCGCTTGCTCTTGAGAAAGCATTGAAG CTTAAAGGAAATGTGGGTTCGAAAAGACAGCATGTGCATGGCTGTAGTCTTGTGAGAGCAAAGAAGTTTTATGGTTACCATTCAGATGAGGAGTTGTTTGTCAAGATATACCT ATATTATCCACATGATGTCTCTCGTGCTGCTAACCTTCTTCTG TCAGGTGCAGTTTTTGATAAAAGCTTGCAGCCTCATGAATCTCATATTCCTTTCATTCTCCAGTTTCTG GTTGACTATAACTTGTATGGAATGGGTCATTTACATTTATCGAAGATGAAGTTCCGTAATCCAGTACCGGATTCTTTTACCCCAAGAAAATTTAGTAACCAACGTCAAGATGGACCAGAGATGGATGAATCAACTTGCATTTCTGCTGATTTTCAG GCAGATTCAAGTAGTGGTCAGTGTTTGGTTTCCCCAGTTTGGATCTCATCTACTATTCCTAGCAGTTGGATGTGGCAATTTTCCAGTGAATTCGATGTTTCATCAGACCAAGACATGCAACGTTGTAAACGTCAAAGCGTTTGTAACCTTGAGGGAGATGCCACCATTGATG ATATTCTTAATCAGCAAAGTAAAATGTATACATCCCTCTCACAAGCACGTTCAGATGTGAAAATGGTGCAATCACTTATACCCATTTGGGAG GAAGAGCATGAAAGGACTGGCATTAATGAGGTTACCATTCTGCCTGATCCAGGAAAACCACTTCCAGGGGATGTTTTGAAAACTCTGTTACATGCTcttgaatttgagagaaaacTTTCTGAATTGTGTATCAAGACAGAAGGCGATTTACCTTTGAGtgaaagtaaaataaatgttttgccGACAGTGACTTTTACAACTGATGGAGAAAATTTGGCTGAACATGAAAATGTCAATTCTGATAATGCCAACGAAGAATTTTTAAAGTGCTCTGCAGAACAAGACACTATTCAATCTTCAGCACAAGGTTCTGTATGTGAAGAGACGGATGCAACACCCACGGAAATGAAGGATTTGTGTTTGAAACTATCATCTGAAATAATTGGAACAGTGGATCCAAAG GTTGCAGATGAAGAAGCCTTGGGCCTTTTAAGGTGGCTTGCCACTTCCCAGGCTGCTGAAGATATAAACTCTGATGATGAACTTATTTGTGACACAATTCTGAGTCCCCTTTTACCTGCAGCGACCATTGATAAAGTTCTGGAGAAAGCTAATATAGATTATGAGAGTGAGTCTCAAAAAGAGTGTCAGGATATTCTTGATTCAATTGAGGATTTAGTTAACTTCGAGGTTTTTAAGGAGAAAGCTTCTCATTCTGTTGATCATAGTCCTCAAACTTCATTAGAGAAAAAAGTTCTCCAGTCTGATACTTTGCGCTCATCTCCTTATGGATCAGCTGGAAGTTCATTTAAGGTGGAGTCGAAAAGTGAATGTAAAGGGTATTCACAGGATCAGATATTACCGACTACTGACAGCTGCATCAGTAATAAGCAGAAAAGGAATAGGTCATTGTGGTGCTCTTTACCTTTTTCTATAAACCAAAAGGCGAATGATGACCCAGAAGTTGCCAGGTCCAAAGTTGTTGATCTTCATGTTGATGAAAGTAAAAACTATGCTGGAACAGTTATGACTGGAAATGAAGAGGCAAAATGCTCTGATGCCTTAGTAAATGCAGATAAAAATGCTTGTGAAGCAAGTGTTTTGGTTGGATGTTCAGTGCGTGATATGATGAGAAGAAAACGGTCCCGCCGAACTGCTCAACATGGTGATGGATCTGTTCGGGTTAAAAATGTTCATTTGGGAGGAGAACAGGATGAATCCAATACTCTCTTTCCAAAACAATTGGATTTACATATACTACCTAATGATGAGAATGATAAAAGAGTTTATGGACCTCTGGACTTTAGGCCATCAGTTAACAACCAACAAACAGAGTTTTTGGAGACATGTGCCCCTAAAGCCATACCCCATGCATCCAGCAGTGCTAGCTCAATGCAAGTTGTTACAAATCCTCTCTCAGCGGACACAAGGAGAGAAGAATTGCAATGCACTTTCACTCCCCCGAAGCAAGATGCTGTGGTTTCTATGGTTGGCTGTGAAATTAACAAAGGCAAAGAGTTTGATTTTGGAGGTGTAACCTCTATAGAACCCATAACCTCTACTGTCAGTTCCAAGTTTGATTCCTTACCTGATAATTACTTGTCTAAGCATATACTTTTGGCTGATAAGAGATTAGAGAGAACTGAAGCTGCTGGTTCAAACTGCTCACCAGCTTTGCCTATTGATCATGATATGTTTGCAAGAGATAGTTATAAGCCCAAATATGTTCATCAAGGCAGAATTTCCTTGCAGAATTTATATGACATACCAACTACGCATCTCATTGGCATGGGAATGTCAGTTGACACTGGTCTGCAGAGTGAGAACTGTGCTGCAAACCAGGAAGGAGATTCTGGTCTATCTATACTTGGAAGCTCAGCACCCGAGGCTTTCAAAATGGGAGGAGAAACCATAGACCTACTTGGGATGACCTTTTGCAAGAAGCCCCCCACTGCAGAATGGAAAGATGGAGCATCTGAAAATGTTTCATTTTCACCTGCTCCATCATTTCTTCCCTCTTCTGCAAATGTGGAAAACAAAGACAGGACATCAg GTGAACATCTCCCTTTTTTTGATGGAGATTATCATGATAAGAAAGGAGTGGAAATCAAGTCCTCTTCAAACATTGATTTCAATGCTCCACAAGAAGCTATCATTGGTGTCCCAACTCACTATCTTAACGATGGTTCGGTCCTGTACCTTTTGACACATGTGTTTTCACCCCCCTCTGTAGATAGTGTCCATAGATGGTTATTGTGTGATGATAAAG ATGCTTTGAGAGAACTCAATGCAGTGTCAGCAGAGCCTTTACTTATGAAAG GATCTTCTGAGATTGGTTCACAAAGCTCGTTACCCATTCATTGCGATAAGGTTTTAACTGAACCAACTCCTGTGGCTCATTTGATGCCTATCTTGAATCAAGCACCACAAGCAACAAATATGAATGATAATGCAGAATCTCACCTTTCTAGTGATGAGGCTCAAAGAAAATTGCAGAGTGAAGGAAAtatcatgaaactcaatccaTGCACCAATTGCCCCATGGATATCTCTCAAATTTCAGGCCCAGATAGGACATCAAGGCTCACTCCACTTAGTCAAATTGGGTTTCGGGATTCTGCCAGTGTTGGTGCCGGGCAACAACTGACATCATTAAGTATAGAG GTTCAAGCAGAATCTAGAGGAGATCTCCGACCAAATCCTCGGTTTGATGCCATCAATGTCGTGGTTCTTGCGTTTCAGAATGATGGTGACTCTGCTGTTGAAGTTCATGTGCTTTTATGTAGTAAAAGTGAATCTTGCCAAAG GAGTTATGATGGAACATCTGGGTGTAGTGTGCTTGTTTTCTCTGAGGAGAAGCACTTGTTTAGTCATTTTATGGCGATTATTGTTTCATTTGATCCAGATATTTTAATGGGTTGGGATGTACAAGGTGGTTCTCTTGGTTTTTTGGCTGAGAGGGCTGCACATCTTGGTATAGGCCTACTTAATAATATCTCTCGGACACCATCGGAAGCCAACATAGATGTTGGAGAAAGAGAAAATTCAGGAAAGGTAATACTAGATACTATGCTTAAAGAGTCATTAATTACTGATTCTGCACTTGTAGAAGATACAGTAATTGAGGATGAATGGGGCCGAACTCATGCCAGTGGTGTCCATGTCGGTGGTAGAGTTGTCCTCAATGTATGGCGACTGATGCGTGGTGAAGTAAAGCTTAACATGTATACTGTTGAAGCTGTTGGTGAAGCTCTTTTGAGGCGAAAAATACCATCAATTCCTTACAAAGTGTTGACAAAATGGTTTGCAAGTGGTCCTGGACGAGCCAGATATAGATGCATTGAATATATGATAGATAGAGCAAAATTGAACCTTGAGATAATGAATCAACTTGACATG ATAAATCGAACATCAGAACTTGCTCGTGTATTTGGCATTGacttcttttctgttctttctcgAGGTTCACAGTATCGTGTTGAATCTATGTTTCTGAGATTGGCACATACACAAAACTATCTTGCCATTTCTCCTGGGAATCAACAG GTGGCTTCTCAACCTGCAATGGAGTGTTTACCTCTGGTGATGGAGCCAGAATCTGGTTTTTATGCAGATCCAGTTGTTGTCTTGGATTTTCAGTCTCTTTATCCATCGATGATAATCGCATACAACCTTTGCTTTTGTACGTGTCTTGGAAATGTTGCACCTTCAAAGGCAAATACACTGGGGGTTAGTTCATTTTCAACAGATCCAAGTGTTTTGCgagatttgaaagataaaatactGCTTACTCCAAATGGCACTATGTATGTGCCTTCAGAG ATTCGAAAAGGTGTTCTGCCCCGTTTATTAGAGGAAATATTGTCAACTCGAATAATGCTGAAACAAGCAATGAAGAAGTTGGCTCCCTCACAACAAGTTCTTCACAGG ATATTTAATGCAAGACAGCTTGCTTTGAAGCTGATCGCAAATGTAACCTATGGCTATACAGCTGCTGGATTTAGTGGTCGCATGCCTTGTGCAGAGCTTGCTGACAGTATTGTTCAGTGTGGCCGAAGCACACTGGAAAAGGCTATTTCTTTGGTAAATGCAAATGAAAAGTGGAAGGCTAAAGTGATATATGGTGATACTGATAG CATGTTTGTCCTCCTCAAGGGACGCAGTGTCAAAGAATCTTTTCAAATTGGACGTGAAATAGCATCAGCTGTAACTGCAATTAACCCAGATCCAGTTACTCTCAAATTGGAGAAAGTCTATCATCCATGCTTCCTCCTTACTAAGAAACGCTATGTTGGTTACAGTTATGAGAGTGCTGATCAGATTGAACCTATGTTTGATGCTAAAGGTATCGAGACAGTTCGCAGAGATACTTGTGGTGCTGTTGCCAAGATAATGGAGCAGTCGCTGAGAATCTTTTTTGAACATGAAGACATCTCTGAG GTTAAAACATATTTGCAGCGTCAATGGACACGGATTCTATCTGGAAGAGTGTCTcttcaagattttgtttttgcaaaggAAGTTCGGTTGGGTACCTACAGTACAAGGGCTTCTGCAGCACTCCCACCAGCAGCAATTGTAGCTACAAAAGCAATGAGAACTGATCCCCGGGCAGAGCCATGCTATGCAGAGCGAGTGCCTTATGTTGTGATCCACGGGGAGCCAGGCGCTCGACTAGTGGATATGGTTGTTGATCCATTGGACCTCTTGGCCATTGATTCCCCTTTCAGATTAAATGATGTATATTACATCACCAAGCAGATAATCCCAGCTTTGCAGCGGGTTTTTGGACTTCTTGGTGCTGACTTAAACCAGTGGTTTTCAGAGATGCCCCGACCAGCCCGGGAAGCTCTTTCTAAGCACCCTTCATATGCTCCAAATCCTCAAAGAACCAGAATAGACTATTATTATCTTTCAAAACACTGTGTCCTTTGTGGTGAGTTGGTCCAAGCATCAGCACATATATGCAACAAGTGTTCACAGAGGGAAATTGCTGCTGCAACAGCTGTGATTGGAAGGACTTCCAAATTGGAGAAGGAGATGCAACACCTTGCTGCT ATATGTCGACATTGTGGAGGTGGGGACTGGCTTTTGGAGAGCGGGATCAAGTGCACCTCACTCGCATGCTCAGTGTTCTACGAGAGGCGTAAAGTTCAGAGAGAACTACAGGGTCTCTCTGCTGTTGCTGGAGATGTAGGTTTGTACCCTAAGTGTATGGTTGAATGGTTTTGA